One stretch of Priestia megaterium DNA includes these proteins:
- a CDS encoding acetyl-CoA hydrolase/transferase family protein gives MENVCNRIKHQALQNRVVSAEEAASWIQDGMTLGLSGFTRAGDVKAVPFALAKRAETEPIKVSVYTGASLGSDVDKLFAEKGMLNKRLPFQADPTMRKKINEGEFQFIDQHLSHTSEWVRSGVLDSIDFAILEAVSITDDGMMIPTTSIGNSMVFAKHAKSIIIEINTAQPELLEGIHDLYDPGVQGQRDAISLKKSDDRIGSLGIPIDVDKVKGIVFTNQLDSPSTIVAPDKETVVMAQNLISFLREEIKEGRLTESLAPLQSGIGSVANAVFHGLLDSEFHDLEVYSEVLQDAVFDLFDAGKVTFASCCSITLSADKMEQVFSNFETYRDKLILRPQEISNHPEIIRRLGLISINTALELDIYGNVNSTHVMGTKMMNGIGGSGDFARNARLGIFVTKSIAKNGDISSIVPFVSHVDHTEHDVDVIVTEQGYADLRGLAPRERAKRIIENCAHPMYRDQLMAYYEEALTRGGQTPHVLEKAFSFHTSYQKNGTMREVVAQTN, from the coding sequence ATGGAAAACGTTTGCAATCGAATTAAGCATCAAGCACTACAGAATCGTGTTGTATCTGCTGAAGAAGCAGCGTCTTGGATTCAAGATGGAATGACCCTTGGTTTAAGCGGTTTTACGCGCGCGGGGGATGTCAAAGCTGTACCGTTTGCGCTAGCGAAACGAGCGGAAACAGAACCGATAAAAGTCAGCGTATATACGGGTGCTTCGCTTGGATCAGATGTGGATAAGCTATTTGCAGAAAAAGGCATGTTAAACAAACGCCTGCCGTTTCAAGCTGATCCAACAATGCGTAAAAAAATTAATGAAGGTGAATTTCAGTTTATCGACCAGCATTTATCGCATACTTCTGAATGGGTGCGTTCAGGCGTGTTAGATTCAATAGATTTCGCTATTTTGGAAGCGGTTTCTATCACGGATGACGGAATGATGATTCCAACAACGTCAATCGGCAATTCAATGGTGTTTGCCAAGCATGCAAAATCGATTATTATTGAAATTAACACAGCACAGCCAGAGCTGTTAGAAGGTATCCACGACCTGTATGACCCAGGCGTTCAAGGACAGCGAGATGCAATTTCTTTGAAAAAATCTGATGACCGGATTGGTTCGTTAGGCATACCAATTGATGTGGATAAAGTAAAGGGTATTGTATTTACAAATCAGCTAGATTCACCGTCTACGATTGTAGCACCTGACAAAGAAACGGTTGTGATGGCTCAAAATTTGATTTCATTTTTACGCGAAGAAATTAAAGAAGGGCGATTAACTGAATCGCTTGCTCCTTTACAATCTGGAATTGGGTCCGTAGCAAATGCTGTTTTCCACGGTTTGTTAGATTCAGAGTTTCACGATTTAGAAGTATATTCAGAAGTATTGCAAGACGCTGTGTTTGATTTATTTGACGCAGGAAAAGTCACGTTTGCTTCTTGCTGCTCAATTACGCTTTCAGCGGATAAAATGGAGCAGGTTTTCTCTAATTTTGAAACATATCGAGATAAACTTATTCTTCGTCCGCAGGAAATTTCAAACCATCCAGAGATTATTCGTCGCTTAGGGCTGATTTCAATTAATACCGCGCTAGAACTAGACATTTACGGAAACGTTAATTCAACGCATGTGATGGGAACAAAAATGATGAACGGAATCGGAGGTTCAGGGGATTTTGCCCGAAATGCGCGCCTTGGTATTTTTGTGACAAAATCAATTGCCAAAAACGGCGATATTTCAAGTATAGTGCCGTTTGTTTCACACGTGGATCATACGGAACACGATGTGGATGTGATTGTAACAGAGCAAGGGTATGCAGACCTACGCGGACTCGCTCCAAGAGAACGTGCAAAACGCATTATTGAAAATTGTGCCCATCCAATGTACCGCGACCAGCTTATGGCGTATTACGAAGAAGCGCTCACACGAGGAGGCCAAACACCGCACGTTCTTGAAAAAGCCTTTTCTTTTCATACGTCTTATCAAAAAAATGGAACGATGCGAGAAGTTGTAGCGCAAACAAATTAA